A window of Ipomoea triloba cultivar NCNSP0323 chromosome 2, ASM357664v1 contains these coding sequences:
- the LOC116005528 gene encoding D-glycerate 3-kinase, chloroplastic, translating into MAVPNVIVSYPANPWQLTSPSASLSFHCYNHRYFNNNNSFIINNNNNAKQQHYFNVVSSLPLPKVGTAAKPKLSCFTSRMPFCSSDSPGSWMQDHSSHHDSPASNGRKHSSSVHSVSPTKSVEVASVNDLYDFICSGPLVNKTGLTPEAVAESIDKWIEYGSILCRLFQLNQLTLNLPQKVRIYHYYIPVFLWCEKEIADHCSKFKGADEVPPLVIGFSAPQGCGKTTLVFALDYLFQVTGRKSAMLSIDDFYLTAEDQAKLRESNPGNLLLELRGNAGSHDLPFAVETLTALTKLTKEGTKMKLPRYDKSAYSGRGDRADPSTWPEIEGPLTVVLFEGWMLGFKPLPSEVVKAVDPQLETVNKNLEAYYDAWDKFVKSWIVIKIQDPTCVYNWRLQAEIAMRADGKPGMSDEEVKDFVSRYLPAYHAYLPTLYSEGPSGADPDHFLLIEIDEGRNPILGC; encoded by the exons ATGGCGGTGCCGAATGTAATAGTATCTTATCCTGCTAATCCATGGCAGCTGACGTCACCCTCCGCTTCACTCTCTTTCCACTGTTACAACCATCGTTATTTTAATAACAACAACAGTTTTATaatcaataataacaataatgcgAAGCAGCAGCATTATTTTAACGTTGTTTCCAGTCTCCCTCTGCCCAAGGTCGGAACTGCAGCAAAACCCAAGCTTTCTTGTTTCACCTCAAGAATGCCGTTCTGCTCCTCCGATTCACCAG GTTCATGGATGCAAGATCATTCTTCCCACCATGACAGTCCTGCTTCAAATGGAAGGAAACACAGTTCATCAGTGCATTCAGTTTCCCCCACAAAATCTGTTGAAGTTGCATCTGTAAATGACCTTTATGATTTCATATGCTCCGGCCCCCTAGTGAACAAAACAGGCCTAACCCCCGAAGCAGTGGCGGAGTCCATTGATAAGTGGATAGAATATGGATCAATACTGTGTAGACTGTTTCAGCTCAACCAGCTAACCCTTAATCTCCCCCAGAAAGTTAGAATTTATCATTACTATATCCCAGTGTTCTTGTGGTGTGAAAAGGAAATAGCAGATCATTGCTCTAAGTTCAAGGGTGCAGATGAAGTTCCTCCTTTGGTG ATTGGGTTTAGTGCACCACAAGGCTGTGGGAAGACGACGCTTGTTTTTGCGCTGGATTATCTTTTCCAGGTGACTGGGAG GAAGTCAGCTATGCTTTCCATTGATGATTTCTATTTGACAGCTGAGGACCAG GCCAAACTAAGAGAAAGCAATCCCGGGAATTTGCTATTAGAG TTGCGTGGCAATGCTGGAAGCCATGATCTTCCATTTGCTGTTGAGACTCTGACTGCTCTAACCAAATTGACTAAAGAAG GTACGAAGATGAAGCTCCCTCGGTATGATAAA TCTGCATACAGTGGTAGAGGCGATAGAGCTGATCCTTCCACATGGCCAGAGATTGAAGGGCCCCTTACG GTGGTTCTTTTTGAGGGTTGGATGCTCGGTTTCAAACCCCTTCCATCTGAAGTTGTCAAAGCTGTCGACCCACAG CTAGAGACTGTTAACAAGAACTTAGAAGCATACTATGATGCATGGGACAAGTTCGTAAAATCATGGATAGTTATCAAGATTCAAGACCCAACGTGCGTTTATAATTGGCGATTGCAG GCCGAGATTGCTATGAGGGCTGATGGAAAACCTGGGATGTCCGATGAGGAG GTTAAAGATTTTGTGTCGCGCTACTTGCCAGCTTACCACGCGTACCTTCCTACCCTCTACTCAGAGGGACCAAGCGGCGCAGATCCAGACCACTTTCTTCTCATTGAAATCGACGAGGGCAGGAACCCCATTCTTGGTTGCTAG